In Babylonia areolata isolate BAREFJ2019XMU chromosome 19, ASM4173473v1, whole genome shotgun sequence, a single window of DNA contains:
- the LOC143294311 gene encoding cell growth-regulating nucleolar protein-like: MVFFTCGACNETLKKNQVEKHYTTKCRRCEFLSCIDCGKEFWGDSYQTHIKCVSEEEKYSGKNFVAKPNKGEVKQEQWIQKVQAAIQKAPANPQLKNLLHRLEDFPNVPRKKAKFENFLKCSLRVLNKGLMDQVWDLLMAEAQQQNGSNTTHTPGNGESQLQTPAEASKPAPTAETADLDDTEQEKKMSKRERKENRKKKMHKAEKKDKQAADAVTEEEGGKRKGKRRKREEDEEEGEEEHDVCEVATQPKKKKRKGENGTAMETEEAEENGDGDDSQDSTQTLEKKGKFNWGQIITAVLRAKGEMSVKRLQKKVLAEYASYENSKPEDRVVAKFNKKLSKLPNVKVLKDKAKLKS, from the exons ATGGTCTTTTTTACATGCGGCGCTTGTAATGAGACTCTGAAAAAGAATCAAGTGGAgaaacactacacaacaaaatGCCGTAGATGTGAATTCCTCTCTTGCATTGACTGTGGAAAGGAATTTTG GGGAGACAGCTACCAGACTCACATCAAGTGCGTCAGTGAAGAAGAGAAATATTCAGGGAAAAACTTTGTGGCCAAACCAAACAAGGGAGAAGTCAAACAGGAGCAATGGATCCAG AAAGTGCAGGCTGCAATTCAGAAGGCTCCAGCCAACCCACAATTGAAAAACTTGTTACATCGACTTGAAGATTTTCCAAATGTTCCACGAAAAAAGGCCAAGTTCGAA AATTTCCTGAAGTGCAGTCTGCGTGTGCTGAACAAAGGCCTGATGGACCAGGTGTGGGACCTGCTCATGGCAGAAGCACAGCAACAG AACGGCagcaacaccacccacacacccggcAATGGAGAATCACAACTCCAGACTCCTGCAGAAGCATCCAAGCCAGCCCCCACAGCAGAGACTGCAGACCTTGATGACACAGAGCAGGAGAAAAAGATGAGCAAAAGGGAGCGCAaggagaacaggaagaagaagatgcacaaggcggagaagaaagacaaacaggcagcaGATGCCGtgactgaggaggaaggtggcaagagaaagggaaagcgacggaagagagaagaggatgaagaagagggagaagaggagcaCGATGTGTGCGAAGTAGCGACCCagccgaagaagaaaaagaggaagg GAGAGAATGGTACAGCCATGGAGACAGAAGAGGCTGAAgagaatggtgatggtgacgattctcaggacagcacacagacattgGAGAAGAAGGGCAAGTTTAACTGGGGCCAGATTATCACTGCTGTGCTGCGGGCCAAAGGGGAAATGTCGGTGAAGAGACTGCAGAAAAAG GTCCTAGCAGAGTATGCGTCCTACGAAAACAGTAAGCCAGAAGACCGAGTGGTGGCCAAGTTCAACAAAAAGCTGAGCAAACTGCCCAATGTGAAGGTGTTGAAGGACAAGGCTAAGCTCAAGTCATAA